A window from Treponema sp. J25 encodes these proteins:
- a CDS encoding M48 family metallopeptidase has translation METQLWFYVLILVYGAFNGLSFVVDGLNLRYPRPEIPNTFEGFIDREQYHRLLSYNREKELFQLAEGLVSFIVLLLFLLFRGPGWLDGWITTLAVTPFWRGLLFFGVLYLFSWVLGLPFKAYFDFSIEARYGFNTKRWGTFVADELKGLLLTALFGSLVWYLFYVTFEHLGPLFPVVFGLALWALVLLISSLYTTLIVPLFNKLSPLPEGPLTEAITDLATKTDFPLGGIYVMNASKRSRKSNAYFSGLGRFKKIVLFDTLLEQHDTEEILSILAHEIGHYKKGHVRRNLFFSGLSICITLTVLSLVLTSESLSLALGATAYGVHLNLFAFFILYTPITVVENLILLAISRRFEYEADAFAVAHTAPLWYSRALKKLFVQNLSDLYPHPWYVLFHYSHPPVLQRLAAVEKATKSHPFEEITT, from the coding sequence ATGGAAACACAACTCTGGTTTTATGTGCTTATTCTGGTATATGGGGCCTTTAACGGTCTTTCCTTTGTGGTGGATGGGCTCAATCTGCGGTATCCTCGACCGGAGATTCCAAATACCTTTGAGGGCTTTATCGATAGGGAACAATATCACCGCCTTCTTTCCTATAATCGAGAAAAGGAATTGTTCCAGCTGGCAGAAGGTCTTGTGTCGTTCATCGTGCTGCTTTTGTTCTTACTGTTCCGAGGGCCCGGCTGGCTTGATGGCTGGATTACCACCCTGGCGGTTACTCCCTTCTGGCGGGGGCTCCTCTTTTTTGGAGTTCTCTACCTGTTTTCTTGGGTTCTGGGGCTTCCTTTTAAGGCCTATTTTGATTTTTCCATCGAAGCCCGCTATGGGTTTAATACCAAGCGATGGGGGACCTTCGTTGCCGATGAACTTAAGGGATTGTTACTAACCGCTCTTTTCGGGAGCCTTGTGTGGTATCTCTTTTATGTTACCTTTGAACATCTGGGCCCCCTCTTTCCTGTAGTTTTTGGTCTTGCCCTCTGGGCCCTGGTGTTACTCATTTCTTCTTTGTATACCACCCTGATTGTTCCACTTTTTAATAAGCTTAGTCCCCTCCCGGAGGGCCCCCTTACAGAAGCTATTACCGACCTGGCGACTAAGACGGACTTTCCCCTCGGTGGTATCTATGTGATGAATGCCTCTAAGCGAAGCCGTAAAAGCAATGCCTATTTTTCAGGACTTGGCCGTTTTAAAAAGATAGTTCTTTTTGACACCCTTCTTGAACAACATGATACAGAGGAAATTCTTTCCATTCTGGCCCACGAGATTGGTCACTATAAAAAAGGCCATGTCCGCCGGAATCTCTTTTTTTCAGGCCTTTCTATTTGTATTACCCTCACGGTGCTGTCGCTGGTACTTACTTCCGAATCCCTTTCCTTGGCCTTAGGGGCGACAGCCTATGGGGTTCACCTGAATTTGTTTGCCTTTTTTATCCTGTATACCCCTATCACGGTGGTGGAAAACCTTATCCTTCTTGCCATAAGCCGTCGTTTTGAGTATGAGGCCGATGCCTTTGCGGTCGCCCATACCGCGCCGTTGTGGTACAGCCGGGCGCTTAAAAAGCTCTTTGTGCAGAACCTCTCGGACCTTTATCCGCATCCCTGGTATGTGCTGTTTCATTATAGCCATCCGCCGGTGCTCCAGCGCCTTGCGGCGGTGGAAAAAGCCACAAAAAGCCACCCCTTTGAAGAAATAACAACTTGA
- the ilvB gene encoding biosynthetic-type acetolactate synthase large subunit — translation MQYTGARILIESLIEQGVDTVFGYPGGAVLFIYDELYKHRDRIRHVLTSHEQHAAHAADGYARSTGKVGVCIATSGPGATNLVTGIATAYMDSVPIVAITGNVATNLLGKDSFQEVDIAGITMPITKHNWIVKDVRDLAEVVREAFIVAASGRPGPVLIDIPKDVTAAVCEWTPRSQHVPEEHQSPVALARAARLSARSKRSTFTEEDITAAVQLITQAKRPFIYAGGGVHIADAATELRAFVERLNAPVALSLMGKGAIPHDHPLNTGMIGMHGSVASNKAIQKADLVIAIGARFSDRVVSRADKFAPSAKILHIDIDPAEINKNIRSEQWIIGDVKVVLQSLLEQLPERMESDWNGDVAELKKIVPEAHSRPVPLHPRFIMEEVARRLGPEVIVATDVGQHQMWAAQFYPINKSRSFLTSGGLGTMGCGMGLALGAKRAHPDRSVVLFTGDGSFRMNCGELATSANYHLPILIVILNNRVLGMVRQWQTLFYDERYAETTLDRPPDFVKLAEAYSAHGYRAEDEKSFVAALEKALKNISDGHTALIEAIIDMDEQVLPMVPGGKAIDEQIL, via the coding sequence ATGCAATACACAGGTGCCCGGATTTTAATAGAATCTTTGATAGAACAGGGGGTGGATACCGTCTTTGGGTATCCCGGCGGAGCTGTTCTTTTTATCTACGATGAACTGTACAAACATCGGGATCGGATCCGCCATGTGCTGACAAGCCATGAACAGCACGCGGCCCATGCGGCGGATGGGTATGCCCGCTCCACCGGTAAAGTGGGGGTCTGTATTGCTACCTCTGGGCCGGGGGCTACCAATCTGGTAACCGGCATTGCCACGGCCTACATGGATTCGGTTCCTATTGTGGCGATTACCGGCAACGTGGCCACCAATCTTTTGGGCAAAGATAGTTTCCAGGAGGTGGATATTGCGGGCATCACCATGCCCATTACCAAGCACAACTGGATTGTCAAGGATGTGCGGGACCTGGCCGAAGTGGTGCGGGAAGCCTTTATCGTGGCGGCCTCGGGGCGGCCCGGGCCAGTGTTAATCGATATCCCTAAGGACGTTACCGCCGCGGTCTGCGAGTGGACCCCCCGCTCTCAGCATGTTCCCGAAGAACACCAGAGCCCCGTTGCCCTGGCCCGGGCCGCCCGCCTCTCGGCACGGTCAAAGCGATCGACCTTTACCGAAGAAGACATAACGGCGGCGGTACAGCTTATTACCCAGGCGAAGCGGCCCTTTATCTATGCTGGCGGAGGGGTGCATATCGCCGATGCGGCCACAGAATTGCGGGCCTTTGTGGAACGGCTGAATGCACCGGTGGCCTTAAGCCTTATGGGAAAGGGGGCCATTCCCCACGATCATCCCCTGAATACGGGTATGATCGGCATGCACGGAAGCGTGGCCAGCAATAAGGCGATCCAGAAGGCAGACCTGGTTATCGCCATCGGGGCCCGCTTCTCCGATCGGGTGGTAAGCCGGGCCGATAAATTTGCCCCCTCTGCAAAAATTCTTCACATTGATATCGATCCTGCGGAAATCAACAAGAATATCCGTTCCGAGCAATGGATTATTGGGGACGTAAAGGTGGTGTTACAGAGTCTTCTAGAACAGTTACCTGAAAGAATGGAAAGTGACTGGAACGGGGATGTGGCGGAGCTCAAAAAGATAGTTCCCGAAGCCCATAGTCGACCTGTTCCGCTGCACCCACGGTTTATTATGGAAGAGGTTGCCCGTCGCCTGGGTCCCGAGGTTATCGTTGCCACCGATGTGGGTCAGCATCAAATGTGGGCGGCCCAATTCTATCCTATAAATAAATCCCGTTCTTTCCTTACCTCAGGGGGCCTTGGAACTATGGGGTGTGGCATGGGACTTGCACTGGGTGCGAAGCGGGCCCATCCGGATCGGTCGGTGGTCCTCTTTACGGGCGATGGGTCCTTCCGTATGAACTGTGGGGAACTTGCAACCAGTGCTAACTATCACTTACCTATCCTCATAGTGATTTTGAATAACCGGGTGTTAGGGATGGTGCGTCAGTGGCAAACCCTCTTTTATGATGAACGGTATGCCGAGACCACCCTGGATAGGCCACCGGACTTTGTGAAACTTGCCGAGGCGTATAGCGCCCATGGATACCGAGCAGAGGATGAAAAATCTTTTGTGGCAGCCCTGGAAAAGGCTCTCAAGAATATCAGTGATGGCCATACCGCCTTGATTGAAGCAATTATCGACATGGATGAACAGGTGCTCCCCATGGTGCCTGGTGGCAAGGCTATCGACGAACAAATCCTGTAA